Proteins encoded within one genomic window of Dyadobacter chenhuakuii:
- a CDS encoding pyridoxal phosphate-dependent decarboxylase family protein — translation MNIQLENDLLHLEEILENVKNRSLDFLTQLNDLPTYIKDQQADADTLGINGLGVEKSLERFKEKYQKLMVASSGPRFWGFVTGGATPAAIAGDWLTSVFDQNTQSTSGTGDVSAIVEKQTIRLLCQLFNLPEDFNGGFVTGATMSNFTGLAVGRQWAGKKLGIDISKEGMSSGLVVMAATPHSSVIKSIAMLGFGSNNLVKVNALSGREAMDISDLEAKLNENKGKPVILNCSAGTVNTVDFDDINAIVALKKKYDFWLHIDAAFGGFVACSPAHNHLLKGWEQADSITIDCHKWMNVPYDSAVILVRKEHDRLQVETFQNSNAPYLGDTFENFSYLNRLPENSRRFRALPAWFSLTAYGRDGFQWIVENSIARANELGNYIIGSELFELAAPVRLNVVSFRLKKSNEVAGFLEKLNQNGKVFMTPTMLDGKSAVRAAFVNYRTTSADIAIAVKEMEAAYHSLLQPD, via the coding sequence ATGAACATTCAATTAGAAAATGATCTGTTGCATCTGGAAGAGATTTTGGAAAATGTGAAGAATAGAAGTCTGGACTTTCTCACGCAACTCAATGACCTTCCTACCTATATTAAAGATCAGCAAGCCGATGCCGACACCTTGGGAATAAATGGGTTAGGCGTTGAGAAAAGCCTGGAACGGTTCAAAGAAAAATATCAGAAACTGATGGTAGCAAGTTCGGGGCCGAGATTTTGGGGCTTCGTTACCGGAGGTGCAACCCCAGCTGCCATTGCGGGTGACTGGCTCACATCTGTTTTTGATCAAAACACACAGAGCACGAGCGGAACAGGCGATGTTTCTGCGATTGTGGAAAAGCAAACGATCCGTTTGTTATGCCAGCTGTTCAACTTGCCTGAGGATTTCAACGGCGGTTTTGTCACGGGTGCGACCATGTCCAATTTCACGGGCCTTGCTGTGGGCAGGCAGTGGGCTGGTAAGAAATTGGGGATTGATATCTCCAAAGAAGGAATGTCGTCTGGCCTTGTTGTAATGGCCGCAACGCCGCATTCTTCGGTGATCAAATCGATTGCTATGCTGGGATTTGGCAGCAATAATCTGGTGAAGGTCAATGCACTGTCGGGCCGGGAGGCGATGGACATTTCGGATCTGGAAGCGAAATTAAATGAGAATAAAGGAAAACCGGTCATCCTGAATTGCAGCGCCGGAACCGTTAACACCGTCGACTTTGACGACATTAATGCGATTGTAGCATTGAAGAAAAAGTACGATTTCTGGCTGCACATTGATGCTGCTTTTGGCGGTTTCGTGGCTTGTTCTCCTGCGCACAATCATTTGCTCAAAGGCTGGGAGCAGGCCGATAGCATTACCATTGATTGTCACAAATGGATGAATGTGCCTTACGACAGTGCCGTGATCCTTGTGCGAAAAGAACATGATCGATTGCAGGTGGAGACTTTCCAGAATAGTAATGCACCGTATTTGGGAGACACTTTCGAGAATTTTTCTTACCTGAATCGTTTGCCCGAAAACTCGCGCCGGTTCCGTGCTTTACCCGCATGGTTTTCGCTGACGGCTTACGGACGGGACGGATTTCAGTGGATCGTGGAAAACAGCATTGCTCGCGCAAATGAGCTGGGTAATTACATTATAGGAAGCGAACTTTTCGAGCTGGCAGCGCCCGTAAGGCTTAATGTGGTCAGTTTCCGCCTGAAAAAATCGAATGAGGTGGCTGGTTTCCTGGAAAAACTGAACCAGAATGGTAAGGTCTTTATGACCCCGACAATGTTAGATGGCAAGAGCGCAGTACGTGCAGCATTTGTTAATTACCGGACCACTTCCGCCGACATTGCCATAGCAGTCAAAGAAATGGAAGCAGCTTATCATTCTCTGCTACAACCAGACTAG
- a CDS encoding cytochrome-c peroxidase — translation MSKLNPLPMPKTFTLLLLASLLILAFNRRTASGKIGVEQSIARFRVDSKSYASSLADLKQAVEDMVPGAPETIANVKTKLIYSRLAYKRIEYFLEHFFYTSSRIYNRAPKNEIEEPHLEYMEPAGMQYMEAILFDSITTDSKKELLVQAALLTNAANDLHALLYKFETTDKQLLAAVRLELIRIIALGITGFDAPQLKSGIWESASAMETISLTLKPYLDHSKQDSVRHYLESSVRFLRVNEEFDSFDRLKFLTGNALPLQKHLNLMIREMGLDTAAPGMLRYDAPHMLSPGALQPAASVRDEGLSSKRAALGKKLFFETRLSGNSSKSCASCHNPANYFTDGLPKSMGIKAHAVVKRNAPSLFYAAAQHNQFWDGRAKTLEAQIEAVMRDSSEMNASPAGSMRMLLKDKSYKLVFKKAFPNTSKKKQDEQQIFSALAEFIKTLNPYASDFDQYIAGNRQAMTDSQISGFNLFMGKAQCGTCHFAPLFNGLIPPFYALTEFEIIGTTATDDFLKPKKDPDNGRMDIRATPYYEAAFKTPTVRNAAVTGPYMHNGAFTSLEKVIDFYDQGGGAGLGLDIPKQTLSKLPLNLTDQEKQDIIAFMHALTDKI, via the coding sequence ATGAGCAAACTGAACCCGTTGCCGATGCCCAAAACCTTTACCCTCCTGCTTCTTGCGTCCCTTCTGATACTTGCTTTCAACCGAAGAACAGCGTCTGGTAAAATAGGTGTGGAGCAAAGCATTGCGCGGTTCAGGGTCGATTCCAAATCTTATGCATCAAGCCTGGCAGATCTCAAACAAGCTGTTGAGGATATGGTCCCCGGTGCGCCTGAAACAATTGCCAATGTCAAGACTAAATTGATATACAGCAGGTTGGCTTACAAACGGATCGAATATTTTCTCGAACATTTTTTCTACACTTCATCCCGGATTTACAACCGCGCACCCAAAAACGAAATTGAAGAACCCCATCTGGAATACATGGAACCGGCCGGTATGCAGTATATGGAGGCTATTTTATTTGACAGCATTACAACCGATTCCAAGAAAGAATTGCTGGTTCAGGCGGCGTTGCTGACCAATGCAGCGAATGACCTGCACGCATTACTATATAAATTTGAAACTACTGACAAGCAATTGCTTGCCGCCGTCCGGCTTGAACTAATCCGCATTATCGCACTCGGCATAACAGGTTTTGACGCACCCCAGTTGAAGAGCGGCATATGGGAATCTGCGTCTGCCATGGAAACAATTTCCCTCACATTGAAACCTTACCTGGACCACAGCAAGCAGGACAGCGTGAGGCATTATCTTGAAAGTTCGGTCCGCTTCCTCCGCGTTAATGAAGAATTCGATTCATTTGACCGGCTAAAATTCCTAACCGGGAATGCGCTGCCGCTCCAAAAGCATTTGAACCTGATGATCCGCGAAATGGGCCTGGACACGGCAGCGCCGGGGATGTTACGCTATGATGCGCCGCATATGTTGAGCCCCGGGGCGTTGCAACCGGCCGCTTCGGTGCGAGATGAAGGTTTATCTTCAAAGCGGGCTGCGCTTGGGAAAAAGCTGTTTTTTGAAACACGGCTGTCCGGCAACAGTTCCAAAAGCTGCGCATCCTGTCACAATCCTGCCAACTATTTTACAGATGGCCTTCCAAAAAGCATGGGCATTAAGGCGCATGCAGTCGTAAAAAGAAATGCCCCTTCACTATTTTATGCAGCAGCGCAGCATAACCAGTTCTGGGACGGACGCGCGAAAACACTGGAAGCGCAAATTGAAGCCGTAATGCGCGATTCTTCCGAAATGAATGCGAGTCCGGCGGGGAGCATGCGAATGTTGCTCAAAGACAAGTCGTACAAACTTGTGTTTAAAAAGGCTTTTCCAAACACAAGCAAAAAGAAGCAGGATGAGCAGCAGATTTTTTCAGCACTGGCGGAATTTATCAAAACATTAAATCCCTATGCATCTGATTTTGACCAATATATAGCAGGAAACCGGCAAGCCATGACCGACTCCCAGATCAGCGGATTCAATTTGTTTATGGGTAAGGCCCAATGCGGGACCTGCCACTTCGCGCCGCTGTTCAATGGCCTTATCCCACCATTCTACGCACTGACAGAATTCGAAATCATCGGCACAACAGCCACAGACGATTTTTTGAAGCCGAAAAAAGACCCGGATAATGGTCGCATGGATATCCGCGCGACTCCTTATTACGAAGCCGCATTTAAAACACCGACGGTCAGGAACGCTGCGGTAACCGGCCCCTACATGCACAATGGGGCATTTACATCGCTCGAAAAAGTAATTGATTTTTACGACCAAGGCGGCGGCGCAGGGCTCGGGCTGGACATTCCCAAGCAAACACTTTCAAAGCTTCCGCTCAATCTCACAGATCAGGAGAAACAAGACATTATCGCTTTTATGCATGCCCTAACCGACAAAATATGA
- a CDS encoding metallophosphoesterase, with the protein MKKYLLLIVLIYIVPCVQAQTALLRGPYLQSATSTSMVIRWRTDIATTSTVRYGTSYAALTMLVNLAAKETEHEVKLSELDPATRYYYAIGSGTETLEGGEDNYFETAPEPGTKGKYRFGVLGDCGTNSATQDMVRERISSYLGQNYMNALLLLGDNAYAFGKDAEYQSNFFNHYKSNFLKKNPVFPTPGNHDYNNDNSDRQKDHNVPYYDIFTLPTQGEAGGVASETEAFYSYDYGNVHFLSLDSYGKEDQATRLYDTLGRQVQWIKKDLAANQNKDWIVAYWHHPPYSQGSRNSETELDMIKIRENFIGILERNGVDLILCGHSHVYERSRLMEGHYDKADTFDPAKHNVSNSSGRYDGSQESCPYLKKSGINKGTVYVVSGSAGQLGSKAAGFPHKAMYYSDAERSGGMVLEVEGNRLDAKWIGVDGIIYDQFTIEKDVNNETTIEVDAGESIELKSSFIGEYVWNNGAKTSSITVTPDKTTDYSVKDAQNCITDVFHVKVTLADPVKLISFSREADAANVVTLSWATEFENAFSHFLIERAQDDLKWAEVGRVAGGPTSTTIKNYIFKDEQSPKLDLNQSIYYSLKMVALDGRISYSRITSIRLQEIILAVNPNAKPFDIEVIPNPSSARQMQVKLSERASLKAEMQLMDVSGRILVEKTITLTESPAPFLPDNVAAGTYLLKVTVNGRSVVRKLAVY; encoded by the coding sequence ATGAAGAAATATTTACTCCTCATTGTACTCATTTACATAGTGCCATGTGTGCAGGCGCAGACCGCGTTGCTGCGTGGACCTTACCTGCAATCGGCCACGTCCACCAGCATGGTCATACGCTGGCGCACGGACATAGCGACCACGAGTACGGTTCGCTATGGCACCTCATATGCTGCATTGACCATGCTGGTTAACCTTGCCGCAAAAGAAACGGAGCACGAAGTAAAATTGTCGGAACTGGATCCGGCCACTCGCTATTATTATGCGATTGGTTCTGGGACCGAGACCCTCGAAGGCGGTGAAGACAACTATTTCGAAACTGCGCCAGAACCAGGTACAAAAGGAAAATACAGATTCGGGGTGCTGGGCGACTGCGGGACAAATTCAGCCACGCAGGACATGGTGCGTGAAAGGATTTCCAGTTATCTGGGGCAAAATTACATGAACGCGCTGCTGCTGCTCGGCGATAATGCATACGCTTTTGGAAAAGATGCCGAGTATCAATCCAATTTTTTTAATCATTACAAAAGCAACTTCCTGAAAAAGAACCCGGTTTTCCCCACTCCGGGAAACCACGATTACAACAACGACAATTCGGACCGCCAGAAGGATCATAATGTTCCCTATTACGACATTTTCACATTGCCCACACAAGGTGAAGCAGGCGGTGTAGCATCCGAAACGGAGGCTTTCTATTCCTACGATTACGGCAATGTGCATTTTCTGTCCCTCGATTCTTATGGAAAAGAAGACCAGGCGACGCGCTTGTATGACACACTCGGCAGGCAGGTCCAGTGGATTAAAAAGGACCTGGCGGCTAATCAGAACAAGGATTGGATCGTTGCATACTGGCATCACCCACCCTATTCCCAGGGCTCGCGCAATTCGGAAACCGAACTTGATATGATTAAAATCCGTGAAAATTTCATCGGCATCCTGGAAAGGAACGGCGTTGATCTTATCCTTTGCGGACATAGCCACGTATACGAGCGCTCGCGGCTTATGGAGGGACATTATGACAAAGCGGACACATTCGATCCGGCAAAACATAACGTCAGCAATTCCTCTGGCCGATACGACGGGTCACAAGAATCTTGTCCTTATTTAAAGAAATCGGGGATCAATAAGGGCACCGTATATGTGGTTTCGGGCTCGGCCGGACAGCTGGGATCGAAGGCCGCCGGTTTTCCCCACAAAGCCATGTATTATTCGGATGCAGAACGCTCGGGCGGCATGGTGCTGGAAGTGGAAGGAAACCGCCTCGACGCCAAGTGGATAGGCGTTGACGGAATAATTTATGACCAATTCACTATTGAGAAAGATGTAAACAATGAGACGACCATTGAAGTTGATGCCGGCGAAAGCATCGAATTAAAATCTTCTTTCATAGGCGAATACGTTTGGAACAACGGTGCCAAAACATCCTCCATAACCGTTACTCCGGATAAGACAACGGATTATAGTGTAAAGGATGCCCAGAATTGCATTACTGATGTATTTCATGTTAAAGTAACGCTTGCCGACCCCGTTAAGCTCATTAGTTTTTCACGCGAAGCGGACGCTGCGAACGTGGTTACCCTGTCCTGGGCGACCGAGTTTGAAAATGCGTTTTCACATTTTCTGATCGAGCGAGCACAGGATGATCTCAAATGGGCGGAAGTAGGCCGCGTGGCCGGCGGGCCTACTTCTACCACCATCAAGAATTATATTTTCAAAGACGAGCAAAGCCCAAAACTTGATCTGAACCAGTCGATTTATTACAGCCTTAAAATGGTGGCGCTCGATGGCCGGATTTCCTATTCACGCATTACGAGCATTCGTTTGCAAGAGATCATTCTTGCTGTAAATCCCAATGCAAAACCGTTCGACATAGAAGTGATTCCTAACCCTTCCTCGGCTCGGCAAATGCAGGTCAAGCTTTCCGAAAGAGCTTCATTGAAAGCCGAAATGCAATTGATGGACGTTTCCGGAAGGATCCTGGTTGAGAAAACAATTACCCTAACAGAATCGCCCGCGCCCTTCTTGCCGGATAATGTTGCTGCCGGGACCTATTTATTGAAGGTCACCGTGAATGGCCGGAGCGTTGTTCGCAAGCTGGCAGTTTACTAG
- a CDS encoding DUF1572 family protein, which translates to MKTEILVQLFERDLKKLRDEIQQYPSDDSLWVRLPGTINTGGNLCQHLIGNLRTYVGLALGQVHYVRNRDAEFTERLFTQTELLVELDELLPIVVKSVESLSDAQLGAEYPRNVLDMFANQTTALVLTHLLTHLSYHLGQINYHRRWISTL; encoded by the coding sequence ATGAAAACTGAGATCCTTGTCCAACTTTTCGAACGAGACCTTAAAAAATTACGGGACGAAATTCAACAATATCCTTCCGATGATTCACTATGGGTCCGGTTGCCTGGGACGATCAATACGGGCGGCAACCTTTGCCAGCATTTGATCGGGAATCTGAGGACTTATGTTGGGCTTGCACTCGGCCAGGTCCATTATGTGAGGAACCGCGACGCGGAATTTACTGAGCGACTTTTTACACAAACAGAATTGCTCGTTGAGTTGGATGAACTGCTTCCCATCGTAGTGAAATCCGTGGAGAGCCTTTCGGATGCGCAGCTCGGTGCCGAATATCCCCGGAATGTACTGGATATGTTTGCTAATCAAACCACTGCATTGGTTCTTACCCATTTATTAACCCATTTATCATACCACTTGGGCCAGATCAATTATCACCGAAGATGGATCTCGACGCTTTAA
- a CDS encoding type II toxin-antitoxin system PemK/MazF family toxin — MVIKRFEIYLVSLDPTVGSEIKKSRPCVVISPDEVNRSLNTVIIAPLTSTIKKYPTRIACSVANKAGQIALDQLRTVDKVRLSKKIGILDAETSEGVLDILKALFA, encoded by the coding sequence ATGGTGATCAAAAGATTTGAAATTTATCTTGTTTCTCTTGATCCTACCGTCGGAAGTGAAATAAAGAAATCGCGGCCGTGCGTCGTGATCTCTCCCGACGAAGTCAACCGGTCGCTCAACACGGTCATCATAGCACCGCTTACATCCACCATCAAAAAATACCCTACACGCATTGCCTGTTCCGTAGCAAACAAAGCCGGGCAGATCGCTTTGGATCAGCTCAGGACCGTTGATAAAGTGAGGCTCAGCAAGAAGATCGGCATCCTGGACGCCGAGACTTCCGAAGGCGTGCTGGATATACTTAAAGCATTATTCGCCTGA